From one Nocardioides yefusunii genomic stretch:
- a CDS encoding SigE family RNA polymerase sigma factor, with amino-acid sequence MSRDEEFTDFLTVRWSRLVRQAQLMGCTHADAEDVVQTTFTQAYVHWRKVSRADNPDAYLHRMLVNAFLASRRGQKGREQASDEVPDGVVADRTGNVDTTDALLRALGRLGTDQRLAVVLRHYAHLGEHEMAQVLGVAPGTVKSRLARAMKALASDPGLLALEGQA; translated from the coding sequence ATGAGCAGGGACGAGGAGTTCACCGACTTCCTCACCGTGCGGTGGTCGCGGCTGGTGCGTCAGGCCCAACTGATGGGCTGCACGCACGCGGACGCCGAGGACGTCGTGCAGACGACGTTCACTCAGGCCTACGTCCACTGGCGCAAGGTGAGCCGGGCCGACAACCCCGACGCCTACCTGCACCGGATGCTCGTGAACGCGTTTCTGGCTTCGCGTCGTGGACAGAAGGGCCGTGAGCAGGCCAGCGACGAGGTCCCCGACGGGGTGGTCGCGGACCGCACCGGAAACGTCGACACCACCGACGCGCTGCTGCGGGCGTTGGGTCGACTCGGCACCGACCAGCGACTCGCGGTGGTGCTGCGCCACTACGCGCACCTGGGCGAGCACGAGATGGCGCAGGTGCTGGGGGTGGCGCCGGGGACGGTGAAGAGCAGGTTGGCACGGGCGATGAAAGCGCTCGCGTCCGATCCGGGACTGTTGGCGTTGGAGGGACAGGCATGA
- a CDS encoding (2Fe-2S)-binding protein, whose amino-acid sequence MNEHHASATQQPPRPQPYGPWFGVARFGVAEFRSAPGRDEGWLTFDEFCSDAWLDALVDDAHARLAVRGPLGRTASDLRAVASTVVLGLFSRAVSPAVGTEVAGQHSAAPHFAGLTGYVADPATTFWRPARPGEGGPGEIATTAPVGPGAGAGSGVSSAEEVLERICVPLADAFAARFGVPEKVLRGNLAAAVLGTHDVVRSTTPQLTQRSGAVVSRVLAHPLLTGTLEQTPRGIMRTSCCQIHRLPVGFVCGNCPLVAADTTTARRLRG is encoded by the coding sequence GTGAACGAGCACCACGCGTCGGCGACCCAGCAGCCGCCCCGACCCCAGCCGTACGGACCCTGGTTCGGGGTCGCACGGTTCGGTGTGGCGGAGTTCAGGTCTGCGCCTGGGCGGGACGAGGGCTGGCTGACGTTCGACGAGTTCTGCTCCGACGCCTGGCTCGACGCCCTCGTCGACGACGCCCACGCCCGACTGGCCGTCCGCGGTCCGTTGGGACGTACCGCTTCCGACCTGCGTGCGGTCGCCTCGACCGTCGTTCTCGGGTTGTTCTCCCGGGCGGTCTCGCCCGCCGTGGGCACAGAAGTCGCAGGCCAGCACTCCGCAGCGCCACACTTTGCGGGACTGACGGGGTACGTCGCTGACCCCGCGACGACGTTCTGGCGTCCGGCCCGGCCAGGAGAGGGCGGGCCGGGGGAGATCGCGACCACCGCACCGGTCGGGCCGGGGGCAGGGGCGGGGAGCGGCGTGAGCAGCGCCGAGGAGGTCCTGGAACGGATCTGCGTCCCGCTCGCCGACGCGTTCGCCGCCCGGTTCGGGGTGCCGGAGAAGGTGCTGCGCGGCAACCTTGCCGCCGCCGTTCTGGGCACCCACGACGTGGTCCGTTCGACGACGCCGCAGCTCACGCAACGCTCCGGAGCCGTCGTGAGCCGAGTGCTCGCGCACCCGCTGCTGACCGGCACTCTGGAGCAGACGCCGCGCGGGATCATGCGGACCTCGTGCTGCCAGATCCACCGGTTGCCGGTCGGGTTCGTCTGCGGGAACTGCCCGCTGGTCGCCGCCGACACCACGACTGCACGCCGGCTGCGCGGCTGA
- a CDS encoding 1,4-dihydroxy-2-naphthoyl-CoA synthase: MSAIDGVSDTFDPDAWDVVPGFEHLTDMTYHRAKAHGTVRIAFDRPDVLNAFRPNTVDELIATLDHARMSADVGCVLLTGNGPSAKSGKYSFCSGGDQRIRGKAGYQYEDKTIEAGDTGAEPPSPIDKARLARLHVLEAQRLIRFMPKVVICVVPGWAAGGGHSLHAVADLTIASREHAVFKQTDADVGSFDGGYGSAYLARQVGQKFAREIFFLGDSYDAETMHRMGAVNKVVDHADLEKVALEWGAKINGKSPTAQRMLKYSFNLLDDGLVGQQLFAGETTRLAYMTDEAQEGRDQFVEKREPDWSPYPWYY, from the coding sequence ATGAGTGCGATCGACGGAGTGAGCGACACCTTCGACCCGGACGCGTGGGACGTCGTCCCGGGCTTCGAACACCTGACCGACATGACCTACCACCGCGCGAAGGCGCACGGAACGGTCCGGATCGCGTTCGACCGGCCGGACGTGCTCAACGCGTTTCGCCCCAACACGGTCGACGAACTGATCGCGACCCTGGACCACGCGCGGATGAGCGCCGACGTCGGCTGTGTCCTGCTGACCGGCAACGGTCCGTCGGCGAAGTCGGGCAAGTACTCGTTCTGTTCCGGCGGCGACCAGCGGATCCGCGGCAAGGCCGGCTACCAGTACGAGGACAAGACGATCGAGGCCGGTGACACCGGTGCCGAGCCGCCGTCGCCGATCGACAAGGCCCGTCTGGCACGTCTGCACGTGCTGGAGGCGCAGCGCCTGATCCGGTTCATGCCGAAGGTCGTCATCTGCGTCGTGCCCGGTTGGGCTGCTGGTGGCGGTCACTCGCTGCACGCGGTCGCCGACCTCACGATCGCCTCGCGCGAGCACGCGGTCTTCAAGCAGACCGACGCTGACGTCGGCTCCTTCGACGGCGGTTACGGCTCGGCCTACCTGGCCCGTCAGGTGGGTCAGAAGTTCGCCCGCGAGATCTTCTTCCTGGGCGACTCCTACGACGCCGAGACGATGCACCGCATGGGTGCGGTCAACAAGGTCGTCGACCACGCCGACCTCGAGAAGGTCGCCCTGGAGTGGGGCGCCAAGATCAACGGCAAGTCCCCGACGGCCCAGCGGATGCTGAAGTACTCCTTCAACCTGCTCGACGACGGTCTGGTCGGCCAGCAGCTCTTCGCCGGTGAGACCACCCGTCTGGCCTACATGACCGACGAGGCCCAGGAGGGTCGCGACCAGTTCGTCGAGAAGCGCGAGCCCGACTGGTCGCCTTACCCCTGGTACTACTGA
- a CDS encoding DEAD/DEAH box helicase codes for MTITDLANGAFEAGGIVVGSRTAPYRVRVTVKPAKGRAGATISTKCDCPVAYACKHAVAVLQDIRQAELLKPTVAPPAWRRSLDAVLAPLEEAKPVVAERKKLALQFEIPVPTRRRYRGHADAGQKLWLRPMRQGARDNWIKTGISWATAENHAVDEAHDLDQLAVLSRFVRAVTGVVNKDVIDLTTIGPALPDLLAQAVEAGIALVGGERISQVRLADPVEAVVDIGEADSDGDAKNAKGATQLRVGVWNESHLHVDDELLLLGKVPHTAALVTPVRANTTAEHPKVHLTLAPLARRLPEALVQVHQRGEILAIPAEDKAAFEKEYLPRLRQQLVVTSSDAAIEIAEEAAPRLEAVVAWESATAEVSWRWRYESASGQVSTYPIVGGDRALAVRRPVVERDLLAAVAEFAHLQPHVTVTGSPVVDFAATDLPALEAHEGVDVVETGDRPDFRSATEAPTFEFATGPAEDGDEDDTTTDWLDLRVVIEVEGEQVPLTDLLTALTTGQPLLVLASGLHIPTDRPEFRRLAALVAAAGQIEGGRGDAFSVAHSDLGLWAELAELGIVDARAAEWVEAARALIGHETLPEVEVAGLVSTPRPYQREGINWLAHLWSLDLGGILADDMGLGKTLQTLALMSHARAHGAAPFVVIAPTSVMTAWTSEAARHTPGLVVKVVDASASRRKETFAEAIEGADVVVTSYTLLRLEADEYAHRTWGGLVLDEAQAIKNHHSKTYQAVARIKAPFRLVVSGTPFENRLMELWALLSIAAPGLYPWPHTFVDQVVAPVEKRGDTDAMDRFRARVRPFVLRRTKDLVASDLPPKQEQVLEVPLGAEHQRIYDTWLQRERQAILGLVDDFAGNRVQIFTALTRLRQLSLDAALVSEEHDEVGSAKLDVLVEHLTELAAEGHRALVFSQFTSFLKRARERLEDAGLTVRYLDGSTRNRGAEIEAFKNGDGDAFLISLKAGGVGLTLTEADYVYVLDPWWNPAAENQAIDRAHRIGQQRPVNVYRMVSAGTIEEKVMALKERKAALFDAVFTGEGAVGSGLDADDVRALFD; via the coding sequence GTGACGATCACCGACCTCGCGAACGGTGCGTTCGAGGCCGGCGGCATCGTCGTCGGTTCCCGCACGGCGCCCTACCGCGTCCGCGTCACCGTGAAGCCCGCCAAGGGCCGGGCCGGCGCCACGATCTCCACCAAGTGCGACTGCCCCGTCGCCTACGCCTGCAAGCACGCCGTCGCGGTGCTGCAGGACATCCGTCAGGCCGAACTCCTCAAGCCGACCGTCGCGCCGCCCGCGTGGCGTCGCAGCCTCGACGCCGTCCTCGCGCCACTCGAAGAGGCGAAGCCGGTGGTCGCCGAGCGCAAGAAGCTCGCGCTGCAATTCGAGATCCCCGTCCCCACCCGTCGCCGCTACCGCGGTCACGCCGACGCCGGGCAGAAGCTGTGGCTGCGCCCGATGCGTCAGGGCGCGCGCGACAACTGGATCAAGACCGGCATCAGCTGGGCCACCGCCGAGAACCACGCCGTCGACGAGGCTCACGACCTCGACCAGCTCGCGGTCCTGTCCCGGTTCGTGCGGGCCGTCACCGGCGTCGTGAACAAGGACGTCATCGACCTCACCACCATCGGTCCGGCGCTCCCGGACCTGCTCGCCCAGGCCGTCGAGGCCGGGATCGCGTTGGTGGGCGGCGAACGGATCTCCCAGGTGCGGCTCGCCGACCCGGTCGAGGCCGTCGTCGACATCGGTGAGGCCGACTCCGACGGAGACGCCAAGAACGCCAAGGGCGCCACCCAGCTCCGCGTCGGTGTCTGGAACGAGTCGCACCTGCACGTCGACGACGAACTCCTGCTGCTCGGCAAGGTGCCGCACACCGCCGCGCTGGTCACCCCGGTGCGCGCCAACACCACCGCCGAACACCCCAAGGTCCACCTGACGCTCGCGCCGCTGGCCCGACGTCTGCCCGAAGCGTTGGTGCAGGTCCACCAGCGCGGCGAGATCCTCGCGATCCCCGCCGAGGACAAGGCTGCGTTCGAGAAGGAGTACCTGCCACGGCTGCGTCAGCAGCTCGTCGTGACGTCCTCGGACGCCGCGATCGAGATCGCCGAGGAGGCCGCTCCGCGCCTCGAGGCCGTCGTGGCCTGGGAGAGCGCGACGGCTGAGGTGTCGTGGCGTTGGCGCTACGAGTCCGCCTCGGGCCAGGTCTCCACCTACCCGATCGTCGGCGGTGACCGCGCCCTCGCGGTGCGTCGTCCTGTCGTCGAACGTGATCTGTTGGCTGCGGTCGCCGAGTTCGCACACCTGCAGCCGCACGTCACGGTCACCGGCTCCCCGGTGGTCGACTTCGCCGCCACCGACCTCCCCGCACTGGAAGCCCACGAAGGCGTCGACGTCGTCGAGACGGGCGACCGTCCCGACTTCCGTTCCGCCACCGAGGCACCCACGTTCGAGTTCGCCACCGGCCCTGCCGAGGACGGCGACGAGGACGACACCACCACCGACTGGCTCGACCTGCGCGTCGTGATCGAGGTCGAGGGTGAGCAGGTGCCGCTCACCGACCTGCTGACCGCGCTCACCACCGGACAGCCGCTGCTCGTGCTCGCCTCGGGCCTGCACATCCCCACCGACCGTCCCGAGTTCCGCCGGCTCGCTGCGCTGGTCGCCGCTGCCGGACAGATCGAGGGCGGACGCGGGGACGCGTTCAGCGTCGCGCACTCCGACCTGGGCCTGTGGGCCGAACTCGCCGAGCTCGGCATCGTCGACGCCCGCGCCGCCGAATGGGTCGAAGCAGCCCGCGCACTGATCGGGCACGAGACGCTGCCCGAGGTGGAGGTCGCCGGACTCGTCTCGACGCCGCGCCCCTACCAGCGCGAAGGCATCAACTGGCTCGCCCACCTGTGGAGCCTCGACCTGGGCGGCATCCTCGCCGACGACATGGGTCTGGGAAAGACCCTGCAGACCCTGGCCCTGATGAGCCACGCCCGCGCCCACGGCGCCGCGCCGTTCGTCGTCATCGCCCCCACCAGCGTCATGACGGCCTGGACCTCCGAAGCGGCCCGGCACACGCCCGGGCTGGTGGTGAAGGTCGTCGACGCCTCCGCGTCGCGTCGCAAGGAGACGTTCGCCGAGGCGATCGAGGGCGCCGACGTCGTCGTCACCTCCTACACGCTGCTGCGCCTGGAGGCCGACGAGTACGCCCACCGCACCTGGGGCGGACTCGTGCTCGACGAGGCGCAGGCGATCAAGAACCACCACTCCAAGACCTACCAGGCGGTCGCGCGGATCAAGGCGCCCTTCCGTCTGGTCGTCTCCGGCACCCCGTTCGAGAACCGGCTCATGGAGCTGTGGGCGCTGCTCTCGATCGCCGCACCGGGCCTCTACCCGTGGCCGCACACCTTCGTCGACCAGGTCGTCGCACCGGTGGAGAAGCGTGGCGACACCGACGCGATGGACCGGTTCCGGGCCCGCGTGCGCCCGTTCGTGCTGCGTCGCACCAAGGACCTCGTCGCCTCCGACCTCCCGCCCAAGCAGGAGCAGGTCCTGGAGGTGCCCCTGGGCGCTGAGCACCAGCGGATCTACGACACCTGGCTGCAGCGTGAACGTCAGGCGATCCTCGGACTCGTCGACGACTTCGCCGGCAACCGGGTGCAGATCTTCACCGCGCTCACCCGCCTGCGTCAGCTCTCCCTCGACGCCGCACTGGTGTCGGAGGAGCACGACGAGGTCGGCTCGGCCAAGCTCGACGTCCTCGTCGAACACCTCACCGAACTCGCCGCCGAGGGCCACCGTGCGCTCGTGTTCAGCCAGTTCACGTCATTCCTCAAGCGGGCCCGCGAACGCCTCGAGGACGCCGGGCTCACCGTCCGCTACCTCGACGGCTCCACCCGCAACCGCGGCGCCGAGATCGAGGCGTTCAAGAACGGCGACGGCGACGCGTTCCTGATCTCGCTCAAGGCCGGCGGCGTCGGTCTGACGCTCACCGAGGCCGACTACGTCTACGTCCTCGACCCGTGGTGGAACCCGGCCGCGGAGAACCAGGCCATCGACCGTGCCCACCGCATCGGTCAGCAGCGTCCGGTCAACGTCTACCGGATGGTCTCGGCCGGCACCATCGAGGAGAAGGTGATGGCGCTCAAGGAGCGCAAGGCCGCGCTCTTCGACGCCGTCTTCACTGGTGAGGGCGCTGTCGGTTCGGGTCTCGACGCCGACGACGTGCGCGCGCTCTTCGACTAG
- a CDS encoding alpha/beta fold hydrolase has protein sequence MVEARGLKFHTQVLTGEPAVDADGNPVKRPKIVMLHGLVIDNLSSWFYTLANPLAAQADVYLMDMRGHGRTTIPDTGYSVEENVQDLLAMLTEWGLDDEPVHFFGNSFGCVVGLTVAQRFPEKIASLFLIEAHFSVPGWGEQMAGSLEMAAFGLDEGAVRAWLDAEADRKMSRLAMRAEKLFFQTSLIADLKAEPSIGWLAEVSRPLYAIYGSESDILDRARELDAEVPDSTLEIVPDSSHALLIENPGLIKARAMAWLNAQAGTTYEIVEVAPKHLGTYGAVERMEQIEQIKAESAQGMARKQAETEAAASAAAVGS, from the coding sequence ATGGTGGAGGCCCGCGGGCTGAAGTTCCACACGCAGGTGCTCACCGGGGAGCCGGCGGTCGACGCCGATGGCAACCCGGTCAAGCGCCCCAAGATCGTGATGCTGCACGGGCTCGTCATCGACAACCTGTCGAGCTGGTTCTACACGCTCGCGAACCCGCTGGCGGCGCAGGCCGACGTGTACCTGATGGACATGCGTGGCCACGGCCGCACGACGATCCCCGACACCGGGTACAGCGTCGAGGAGAACGTCCAGGACCTGCTCGCGATGCTGACCGAGTGGGGTCTCGACGACGAGCCGGTGCATTTCTTCGGCAACTCGTTCGGGTGCGTCGTCGGGCTGACGGTGGCGCAGCGGTTCCCCGAGAAGATCGCGTCGTTGTTCCTGATCGAGGCGCACTTCTCGGTGCCCGGCTGGGGCGAGCAGATGGCGGGTTCGTTGGAGATGGCTGCGTTCGGGCTCGACGAGGGCGCGGTGCGGGCCTGGCTCGACGCGGAGGCGGACCGCAAGATGTCGCGGCTGGCGATGCGGGCCGAGAAGTTGTTCTTCCAGACGTCGTTGATCGCCGATCTCAAGGCGGAGCCGTCGATCGGGTGGCTGGCCGAGGTGTCGCGCCCGTTGTACGCGATCTACGGATCGGAGTCCGACATCCTCGACCGCGCTCGTGAACTGGACGCCGAGGTGCCCGACTCCACCCTGGAGATCGTCCCGGACTCCTCGCACGCACTGCTGATCGAGAACCCGGGGCTGATCAAGGCCAGGGCGATGGCGTGGCTGAATGCGCAGGCCGGCACCACCTACGAGATCGTCGAGGTCGCACCGAAGCACCTGGGCACCTACGGCGCGGTGGAGCGGATGGAACAGATCGAGCAGATCAAGGCCGAGAGCGCGCAGGGGATGGCCCGGAAGCAGGCGGAAACCGAGGCTGCTGCGTCGGCTGCTGCCGTGGGTTCCTGA
- a CDS encoding acyl carrier protein: MPGQTAENLDTTIGTTTSTAADTSPEAVLAQLEEILTEIVGDDLMLDGPLAMDTSFSDDLQLESIEFVALSEELLAAYGEKVDFVSWMSAMDLDQVVALTAGQVVDFVVTSLADPAAASAAVASEG; the protein is encoded by the coding sequence TTGCCTGGACAGACCGCTGAGAACCTCGACACCACCATCGGCACGACCACCAGCACCGCCGCCGACACCTCCCCCGAGGCCGTGCTCGCGCAGCTGGAGGAGATCCTGACCGAGATCGTCGGCGACGACCTGATGCTCGACGGCCCGCTCGCCATGGACACCTCGTTCAGCGACGATCTGCAACTGGAGAGCATCGAGTTCGTGGCGCTGTCGGAGGAACTGCTGGCTGCCTACGGCGAGAAGGTCGACTTCGTGTCGTGGATGTCGGCGATGGACCTCGATCAGGTGGTCGCGTTGACCGCGGGGCAGGTGGTCGACTTCGTCGTGACGTCGCTGGCCGACCCCGCCGCTGCCTCCGCTGCTGTCGCGTCGGAGGGCTGA
- a CDS encoding sigma factor, producing the protein MSTHDDFEAYVRARWTHLVRSAVLMGSPVADAEALVQNVRAKVYANWRKVSRTDNPDAYVHRILMNTHVTARRRKWHGERPTEVLPERARTDVTDEGDTSDVVARCLQRLTPEHRAVVVLRHFAHLGEAEEIARSITVLPEPIDD; encoded by the coding sequence ATGTCGACACACGACGACTTCGAGGCGTACGTCCGGGCCCGGTGGACGCACCTGGTGCGTTCGGCGGTGCTGATGGGCAGTCCGGTCGCGGACGCCGAGGCCCTGGTGCAGAACGTACGGGCGAAGGTCTACGCCAACTGGCGCAAGGTGAGCCGGACCGACAACCCCGACGCCTACGTCCACCGGATCCTGATGAACACCCACGTCACCGCCCGACGCCGCAAGTGGCACGGCGAACGTCCCACCGAGGTGCTGCCCGAACGGGCCCGCACCGACGTCACCGACGAGGGGGACACCTCCGACGTGGTGGCCCGCTGCCTGCAGCGGCTCACGCCCGAACACCGGGCGGTGGTGGTGTTGCGGCACTTCGCGCACCTCGGCGAGGCCGAGGAGATCGCCCGCAGCATCACCGTCCTCCCGGAGCCGATCGACGACTGA
- a CDS encoding glycosyltransferase — MARFLFVVPPLTGHVNPTVVVAAELTRRGHEVAWTGFPGKVEALLPTGATFLPSGGQEWTEAVDQRFARRPDLRGAAAYKFLTEEVLEPLCHLMVPGVEDAVDAWEPDVLVVDQQTWAGAVVGRRRQMLWVTSATTSAELVDPLAGLPKVTEQIHASRVALQVQYGVDPEVAERGDMRISEHLVLAYTSPTLVGDGLEDVTGNAAVAFVGSATTGRTETTPFDMDLLDPDLPLVLVSLGTLNANTGEKFWPMAAEAFRGQPWQAVFVAPPEMVPDAPANVVVAERVPQLALLERAAAVVSHAGHNTVCEALSAGLPLVVTPIRDDQPVIADQVVRAGAGVRVKFARVRAEQLRAAVAQTLTDATMRANAQALADEFAGLGGASAAAEALEQLLLSAAVVGP, encoded by the coding sequence GTGGCACGTTTCCTGTTCGTCGTCCCGCCGTTGACGGGGCACGTGAACCCGACCGTCGTGGTCGCCGCCGAGCTGACCCGCCGCGGTCACGAGGTGGCGTGGACGGGCTTCCCCGGCAAGGTCGAGGCGTTGCTGCCGACGGGCGCGACGTTCCTCCCCTCGGGCGGGCAGGAATGGACCGAGGCAGTGGACCAACGGTTCGCCCGACGCCCCGACCTGCGCGGCGCCGCGGCGTACAAGTTCCTCACCGAGGAGGTCCTGGAACCGCTGTGCCACCTGATGGTTCCGGGCGTCGAGGACGCGGTCGACGCATGGGAGCCGGACGTCCTCGTCGTCGACCAACAGACGTGGGCGGGTGCGGTGGTGGGGCGTCGTCGTCAGATGTTGTGGGTGACGTCGGCGACGACGTCGGCCGAGCTGGTCGATCCGTTGGCGGGGTTGCCGAAGGTGACCGAGCAGATCCACGCCTCACGGGTGGCGTTGCAGGTGCAGTACGGCGTCGATCCCGAGGTCGCCGAGCGTGGCGACATGCGGATCTCGGAGCACTTGGTGCTGGCCTACACCTCGCCGACGTTGGTGGGTGACGGGTTGGAGGACGTCACCGGGAACGCGGCGGTGGCGTTCGTGGGTTCGGCGACGACCGGACGTACTGAGACGACGCCGTTCGACATGGACCTTCTCGACCCCGACCTGCCGTTGGTACTGGTGAGTCTGGGGACGTTGAACGCCAACACGGGCGAGAAGTTCTGGCCCATGGCGGCCGAGGCGTTCCGCGGCCAGCCGTGGCAGGCGGTCTTCGTCGCGCCGCCGGAGATGGTTCCCGACGCGCCCGCCAACGTGGTGGTGGCCGAGCGGGTGCCGCAGTTGGCGCTCCTGGAACGGGCCGCAGCGGTGGTCTCGCACGCGGGCCACAACACGGTCTGTGAGGCGCTGTCAGCCGGGCTGCCGCTGGTGGTGACCCCGATCCGCGACGACCAGCCGGTGATCGCTGACCAAGTGGTGCGAGCCGGCGCGGGGGTACGGGTGAAATTCGCGCGGGTGCGTGCTGAGCAGTTGCGTGCCGCCGTGGCACAGACGCTGACCGACGCCACGATGCGGGCGAACGCGCAGGCGTTGGCCGACGAGTTCGCCGGTCTGGGTGGGGCTTCCGCCGCGGCTGAGGCGCTGGAGCAGTTGCTCCTGTCAGCCGCCGTGGTTGGCCCGTAG
- a CDS encoding nitroreductase family deazaflavin-dependent oxidoreductase, which yields MALTGTYVPSPAQWVRDQVAEYEASGGTRATTLPGTDDKVVVITSRGAKSGNLRKNPVMRVTRDGKYLAVASKGGAPEHPSWYANFVAHPEVDLQDGPEKHTYRARVLEGAERAEWWDHAVATWPTYAEYAVKTDREIPLFLLERV from the coding sequence ATGGCTCTGACAGGAACGTACGTCCCCAGCCCCGCCCAGTGGGTCCGTGACCAGGTCGCCGAGTACGAGGCGTCCGGCGGCACGCGCGCCACCACCCTGCCCGGCACCGACGACAAGGTCGTCGTGATCACCTCGCGCGGCGCGAAGTCCGGCAACCTCCGCAAGAACCCCGTCATGCGGGTCACCCGAGACGGCAAGTACCTCGCGGTCGCGTCCAAGGGCGGAGCCCCCGAGCACCCGTCCTGGTACGCCAACTTCGTCGCGCACCCCGAGGTCGACCTGCAGGACGGCCCCGAGAAGCACACCTACCGCGCCCGCGTCCTCGAAGGTGCCGAGCGTGCTGAGTGGTGGGACCACGCCGTCGCGACCTGGCCCACCTACGCCGAGTACGCGGTCAAGACCGACCGGGAGATCCCGCTCTTCCTGCTCGAGCGCGTCTGA
- a CDS encoding N(5)-(carboxyethyl)ornithine synthase: MTSLGLGVIGSSSMENERRLPLHPDHLPLLDADLRARITLEHDYGARFGVADAALAPFVAGFASREELIATSDVVLLPKPQLTDVAAMHSGQVLWGWPHCVQDRELTQLAIDQKLTLIAFEAMNHWRRDGSFGLHVFHKNNEIAGYSSVLHALELAGLTGDYGRRLSAVVIGFGATARGAVTALKAHGVHDVAVLTHREVAAVSSPIHSVLMRQFDHTPGDPELSHVITERGREPLAAYLAENDIVVNCTLQDTANPLVYLTEDDVTAFRRGSLVVDVSCDRGMGFSWARPTTFDDPTFTVGDTVTYYGVDHSPSHLWNSATWENSNALIPFLRPVLEGPEAWDADPTLSRAIEIRDGRIINPAILAFQGRSPAEPYALV; the protein is encoded by the coding sequence GTGACGTCCTTGGGGCTCGGCGTCATCGGTTCCTCCTCGATGGAGAACGAGCGTCGGCTCCCTCTCCACCCGGACCACCTCCCCCTGCTGGACGCCGACCTGCGCGCCCGGATCACGCTCGAGCACGACTACGGCGCCCGCTTCGGCGTGGCCGATGCGGCGCTCGCTCCGTTCGTCGCCGGGTTCGCGTCGCGTGAGGAGCTGATCGCGACCTCCGACGTCGTCCTGCTCCCCAAGCCGCAGCTCACCGACGTCGCCGCGATGCACTCCGGCCAGGTCCTGTGGGGCTGGCCGCACTGCGTCCAGGACCGCGAACTCACCCAGCTCGCCATCGACCAGAAGCTGACGTTGATCGCCTTCGAGGCGATGAACCACTGGCGCCGTGACGGCAGCTTCGGTCTGCACGTGTTCCACAAGAACAACGAGATCGCCGGCTACAGCTCCGTGCTGCACGCCCTCGAACTGGCCGGCCTGACCGGTGACTACGGCCGCCGGTTGAGCGCGGTCGTGATCGGCTTCGGGGCCACCGCTCGTGGCGCCGTCACAGCACTCAAGGCCCACGGTGTGCACGACGTCGCGGTGCTCACCCATCGTGAGGTCGCGGCGGTCAGCTCACCGATCCACTCGGTGCTGATGCGGCAGTTCGACCACACGCCCGGCGACCCCGAGTTGAGCCACGTCATCACCGAGCGAGGTCGCGAACCCCTTGCGGCGTATCTCGCCGAGAACGACATCGTCGTCAACTGCACCCTGCAGGACACCGCGAACCCGCTCGTCTACCTCACCGAGGACGACGTCACCGCGTTCCGTCGCGGCAGCCTGGTCGTGGACGTCTCCTGCGACCGCGGGATGGGCTTCAGCTGGGCCCGCCCGACGACGTTCGACGACCCGACGTTCACCGTCGGCGACACCGTCACCTACTACGGCGTCGACCACAGCCCGTCGCACCTGTGGAACTCCGCGACGTGGGAGAACAGCAACGCGTTGATCCCGTTCCTGCGTCCGGTGCTCGAGGGCCCCGAGGCGTGGGACGCCGACCCGACGTTGAGTCGCGCGATCGAGATCCGCGACGGCCGGATCATCAACCCGGCGATCCTGGCGTTCCAGGGCCGCAGCCCGGCTGAGCCGTACGCGCTGGTCTGA